The genomic interval TGTCGGTGGTGCAGCGCGAGCAGGGGAGCGCGGTGACGCTGCTCACGCCGGGCGTGAACGTGCTGGCGTTGAACGCGACGTTCCTGCCGGGTGATGTGACCGGGGTGAATCTGCGGGACGTGCAGGACTGGCATGAGGGTCAGGGGTTGCCGCCGCTGATGGCGTGGGCAGGCGCGGATGCCCCGGCGGGGCTGGCGGCGGGGTTGGCGGCGCGGCCGGTAGCGCGGGTGTGGGTGGGCGACTGGGCTGGTCAGCCGGAACCGCTGGACGCCCCGGCGGGCGAGCAGGTGGTGGTCGAACAGGTGGTGGTCGAACAGGTGGTGGTCGAGCAGGTGGGCCGCCTGCACCTGAGTGCGTGGGCGGAGGCGCTGTGCGCGGCGCACGGCACGCCAGGGTGGGCGGCGGGACTGGCGCGGCAACTGGCGGGGCCGCTGGAGGCCGCTGCCGGGCGTGGGAATGCCGGGGCTTTCGCGCTGCTGATGGCGTACCGGGACGGGCAGTCGGTCGGGTCGCTGCTGTGGCAGGCGCGTGGGGCGGGCGGCGCGGCGCACCTGTGGGGCGCGGCCGATGCCGGAGCGGGCGCGGCGCTGCTGGACGCGGCGGCAGCACTGGGGGACGGGTTGCGCGTGACGGTTCCGGACGGGTGGGCAGGCCTGGACAGGCACGAATCCGTGACATACGCCCTGCTGACCGGCGAGCATGATACGGACTCCGATTGAATGGGCTGCAAGGCCCGCTGGGTCCGAGCGAAGCGAGTGGGAGCAACACGTCCCTCCGGACGTGGAGCTGGCAGGGGCGGTGAAGTTCCGGATTGCTGGCGAAACAGACGGCAGTCCGTATGAGAACCACAACTGACCTGCCTTCCATTTGAAAATCATGAGGAAACCCGCGTGTGAGAATTCCCGCAAAGGCAGGCTTTCCGCTCACCGACAGCCTGTCTAAGCAGACATGAGAAATGAGAAAGGTTTCCTCACGGTAAAGAGACAACGGCACGTTCTAATGCCTGCATGCCCCTCACCCCCCTGCGCGGCGCCGGTCTGACCGCGCTGATCCTGACCCTCAGCGCCTGCGGCGCGGGACTCCCCGGCACACCCACCACCAGCCCCAGCACCGGCCCCAGCACTGGCCCCGGCAACACCATCAGCGACACGCTCGCCCCGCAGGGCGTCGCCAGCCCCGTCACCCTCACAGCCGGGCAGCCGCAGCAGCTGACCGTCACCGTCGGCGGCCGCGCCCCCACGCCTGGCCAGCTCGTGTGGACCACCACCAACGCAGCGGTCGCCACCGTCACGCAGACCGGACTGGTCACGCCGGTGAGCAGCGGGAACGCCACCGTCCGCGCCGCGCTGAGCAGCAACGCCTCCGCATTCATCGACTTCCCGCTGGTCGTCCGCGCCGCTGCCCCGGCCCCCACCCCTGTACCCACCCCCGCCCCAGCCCCCGCCACCGGGTTCGCACAGCAGGTGCTGGACCTCGTGAACGCCGCCCGCGCCCAGGCACGCACCTGCGGCGCGACCGCGTACGCCGCCGCGCCTGCCCTGACCCTGAACGCGCAACTGGGTCAGGCTGCGCAGGGGCACGCCGCCGACATGGCCGCCCAGAACTACTTCAGCCACACCAGCAAGGACGGCCGCACCGCCGCGCAGCGCATCGCCGCCGCCGGGTACGCGTACCGCACCTGGGGCGAGAACATCGCCGCCGGGCAGGCCACCGCCGCGCAGGTCGTGGACGGCTGGCTGAAAAGCGAGGGCCACTGCCGGAACATCATGAGCGCCAACTTCAGGGAACTCGGCGTCGGGTACGCGCAGGGCGGCAGTTACGGCCACTACTGGGTGCAGGACTTCGGCACCCGCTGAAGCACGCAACGCAAAGAGGGGGAGGCCAGATCAGCCTCTCCCTCTTTCTCGCTGCCGTTGCTCTTTACCCGAACAGCTGCCGGTACTCGCCGTACCCCTGCGCGTCCAGCTCCGCGAGCGGCACGAAGCGCATCGCGGCCGAGTTGATGCAGTAGCGCAACCCGCCGTGCTCCTGCGGGCCGTCCGGGAACACGTGCCCCAGGTGAGAGTCCGCCACTGCCGAGCGGACCTCGGTGCGGGCGTACCCGATCCTGTAATCCGTGTTCTCGGTCAGGGTCACGCTGGGAATCGGGCGGGTGAAACTGGGCCACCCGCACCCCGCGTCGTACTTGTCGAGGCTGGAGAACAGCGGCTCGCCGCTCA from Deinococcus seoulensis carries:
- a CDS encoding CAP domain-containing protein, translating into MPLTPLRGAGLTALILTLSACGAGLPGTPTTSPSTGPSTGPGNTISDTLAPQGVASPVTLTAGQPQQLTVTVGGRAPTPGQLVWTTTNAAVATVTQTGLVTPVSSGNATVRAALSSNASAFIDFPLVVRAAAPAPTPVPTPAPAPATGFAQQVLDLVNAARAQARTCGATAYAAAPALTLNAQLGQAAQGHAADMAAQNYFSHTSKDGRTAAQRIAAAGYAYRTWGENIAAGQATAAQVVDGWLKSEGHCRNIMSANFRELGVGYAQGGSYGHYWVQDFGTR
- the msrB gene encoding peptide-methionine (R)-S-oxide reductase MsrB, coding for MTDKPFVKPSDAELRERLTPMQYSVTQHEGTERAYTGEYWDHTGEGIYVDVVSGEPLFSSLDKYDAGCGWPSFTRPIPSVTLTENTDYRIGYARTEVRSAVADSHLGHVFPDGPQEHGGLRYCINSAAMRFVPLAELDAQGYGEYRQLFG